In Geobacter sp., the genomic stretch AACGCCGGCTGCAACCGGAATCCCCATGATGTTGTAAAAGAGCGCCCAGAAGAGGTTCTGCTTGATCTTGGCCAGGGTCGCCCGACCCAGGCGGACCGCCCGCACCACGTCGTAGGGATCGCTCTTCACCAGGATCACATCCCCGGTCTCCTTTGCCACGTCCGCCCCGCCGCCGATGGCGATGCCGACGTCGGCCTGGGCAAGGGCCGGCGCATCGTTGATCCCGTCCCCCACCATTCCGACGACCCGCCCCTGCTGCTGGTATTCCTTCACCACCTGCTGCTTCCGTTCGGGAAGCACGCCTGCCTCGAAGCGGTCGACCCCGGCTTCGCGGGCAATGGCCGCCGCCACCAGCGGGTTGTCGCCGGTAATCATGCAGGTCTCGATCCCCAGGGCCTTGAGGGCGGCAATGGTCTGCCGGGCATTCTCCTTGAGCGGGTCGCTGAAGGATGCCAGCCCCAGAACCCTGTCATTGGCGGCAACATAAATCAGCGACTGGCCTTGGCCCGCAAGACGCTCGGCATCTGCGGCCAGCGGAGACAGGTCCATCCCGGCATCCCTGATGAAGCGCTCGCTCCCGGCCAGGAGCTGTTCGCCCTGGAGGTTGCAGGAAACCCCGTAACCGCTTCTCTCCCGGTAGTCCGATACCGGACCGGCAGAGATACCCCGCTGCGCGGCCCCGGCCACAGCGGCACGGGCAAGGGGATGATTAGAAGAGCCTTCCGCTGCGGCAAGCGCCATGAGCAGTTGATATTCGTCGGCCGGCGCCAGCGGCACGAGCGCGGCAAGCGTCGGCTCTCCCCTGGTCAGGGTGCCGGTCTTGTCCAGGAGCGCCACCTGCAACCCGGCGATCCGCTCCAGGGCAGAGCCCCGCTTGATCAGGATGCCGCGGGCGAGCCCCACCCCGCTGCCGACCATGATTGCCGTGGGCGTGGCAAGCCCCATGGCGCACGGGCAGGCAATGACCACCACGGCGATGGCCAGCTTGAAGGCGAAGAGGAATTCCTGGTGCAGTGCGCCGTACCAGACCATGAAGGTGACGAGCGCCAACAGGAGGACCACCGGCACGAAAATGCCCGAGACCCGGTCGGCAAAGCGCTGGATCGGCGCCTTGTCGCTCTGGGCCTCCCGCACCATCCGGACGATCTGGGAGAGGAGCGTCGCCTCCCCTACCCTGGTCGCCCGGACCGTCAGCACGCCGGTCCGGTTGATGGTGGCACCGGTGACCATCCCCCCCGGCTCCTTCAGGATCGGGAGCGATTCCCCGGTCACCATCGCCTCGTCCACGGTGGAGGAGCCCTCCAGCACCTCACCGTCCACCGGGATCGTCTCACCGGGGCGTACCAGCACCAGGTCGCCGACCCGGACCAGGGAGGCGGCGATGTCGCGCTCTTCGCCGTCGACCACCAGCCGTGCCCGGTCCGCCTGCAAGCGGAGGAGCTTCCTGAGCGCCTCCCCGGCCTTGCCCCGTGCGCGCGCCTCCAGGTACTTGCCGAGCCGGATAAAGGCGATCAGCATGGCCGAGGTCTCGAAGAAGACCTCGCCATGACCGCCAGCCTCTCCGAGAAAGGCCCAGAGGGAATAGCCGTAGGCCGCCGAGGTTCCCAGGGCCACCAGCACATCCATGTTGGCGCTCCGGTTTTTCAGGGCGTACCAGGAGCCGCGGTAGAAGGTGAGCCCGGCACTGAACTGCACCGCAGTGGCCAGGCAGAGGTTCATCCACCCCACCGCGCGGTTGCCGTGGAGCAGCATGGTGGCCATGATGGGGAGTGCGGCGCAGAGGCTGAAGACGAACCAGGCCCTCTCCCGCGCAAACCGCTTCGCCTCGTCGGCAGCGGCATCCTCCGCCACCGGCTGGTACCCTGCGGCCGTCACCAGGGCAAAGATGCCGGCTTGGCCCAGTTGCGCCGGGTCGTAGCGGACAAAGGCCTCTTCCTGGGAGAGATTGACCACGGCAGCGCTCACTGCCGGGTGCTCCGAGAGCTTTTTCTCCAGGGTGGCCACGCAGGAGGCGCAATGAAGCCCCCTGACGCCGAAACGGAGCTCGCCGTCGCCGGCCAGCTCCTTGCACCCGTAACCGAGCTGTCGGACCAGTTCGGCGATTGCCTGAGCCGTGACGCGCTGATCGTCGAATTCGACGCTCAGCTCTTCCAGCGGGAAATTCACCGTGGCCCGCTCGACGCCGGGAAGCTCCGCCAGCGACTTCTCGATCCGCGCCGCACAATTGACGCACGACATGCCGCTGACCCTAAATCTGGCCTGTCCCGCCATCGTCCCCTCCCAGCATGAGTCCATGGATATCTTCGCTGCAGATCTGCACCACTGCGGTGAGCGGCACTGCCAGCACCACCCCCCAGAAGCCCATGATCTCCCCCAGTGCCATCAGGGCGAAGATCACCGCCAGCGGGTTGAGCTGCAGGGCGCTGCGCATGAGCAGCGGTTTGATCAGGGTCCCCTCGACCACCGTATTGATGATGAAATAGACCGCGCAGACCTTGGGAATGATCATCAGGTCGCCCCCCTTCAGGTATCCGATGAGCGCCGGCGGGATGACCGCCAGCATCGCCCCGAAAAACGGGATGATGGTGGCAAACCCAGCGATCATGCCGTTCAGGATCGGGAATTCGATTCCCATGAGGTAGAGCGACAGGGAGCAGAGGATGCCGACCAGGAAGCAGTCGATGAACATGGCGTAGAGAAAGCGCTCCAGAGTGCGGTTGATCCGGTTCCCAAGCGTGGTGATCTCGTCGCGGTACCCCTCCGGCACCAGCCGCATCAACCCCTTTTTGGCGACCTCCTTGTAGTAGAGCAGGAAGAAGACCAGGATCGGCGCCAGGAGCAGGTCGAACAGGGCAAAGCCCAATCCCTTCAACCGCTCGTACCCCTTGCCCGAGACATCGGTGGCAGCCTGGTTGAGAACCTCGACGGAGCGATCGACCAGCCAGGAGACATCCTCGGCGCTGTAATACCGGGAAAGCTCCCTCTGCCAGGAAACCGCGGCCTCCTGCAGGTTCTTCACATAGCCCGGCAGCGACAGGGTCAAGAGCTGTAGCTGCTGGCCCACATAGGGGATCAGGAAGAACGTCGAATAAAAGCAACCGACAACCAGAATGCCATAGAGCAGCACCAGGGAGAGGCCACGGGGAAAGCCGCGTGCTTCGAGATATTTGAGGAGCGGATTGACGAGGTAGGCGATGGCCAGAGAAGTGAGGACTGCGGAGACGGTATGGCGCAGGAACAGGCTCGCCAGGAGCAACAGCAGAAATGCGAATGCCCAGAAAGCGTATATCCTGCCGTGGGAGCCCATGGTGACCCCTCAGGGTTCCCGGAAGTCGCCGCTGCGAACGTGCTCGATGGTTATCTTCAGAGCAGCGGCAATGGGAATGGCCAGGAGTATCCCCCAGAACCCCATCAGTTCGCCCAGCGCCATGACGAAGATAATGGTGACCAGGGGGTTGAGGTTCATCGCCTCCTTGAAGACCAGCGGCTTGATCAGGTAGCCCTCGATGAAATAGATGATGGAAAAGGCGGCAATGACCTTCAACAGGGCCACGCCGCTCTGGAACTTGACATAGGCGAAGAAGAGCGGCGGTATGGTGGCAATGATCACGCCGATGAAGGGGAGGATAGAGGCAGCTCCTGCAAAGAGGCCGTTGAGAATAGCGTAGTCAACGTCCAGGATGTAGAGGGCAATCGCCGACAACACGGCAACGATGAGTGACACGATCAGCTGGCCGCGGATGTACCCCCCCACGCTCCGGTTGATCTCGTTGCCGATCTGGAGGATCAGATCCCGCCGCAAGGGGGGGAACCACCTGAGCAGCTCGCGTTTGATCGCCTCCTTGTAATAGAGCATGAAGAAGACCAGGATCGGCGCGAGCATGAGGTTGAACAGGTTGAAGGCGACCCGCGAAGCCGCGACATAGACCCCGGCACCGAATTTCCCGGTTACCTTGTCCAGGTTCCCGGAGAAGGAATCGATGAGCCACTGCCACTCTGCCGCGCCGTAGACCGGCGTGTAGCGGTGTTTGAGCTCCAGGGACATGGATTTCAGCTTCTGCAGGTAGAGGGGGAGATTGTGCAGCAGGTCCTGCCAGCGACCGGTGAGGAACGGAACCAGGAAGGCGAAAAAGAAGACCGAAAAGATCGCCAGAATGGCATAGAGGATGATGATCCCCACGATGCGCCGCTGGCCGCGCCGCTCGATCCCCACCACGATCGGGTCGAGCAGGTAGGCGAACACAAAGGAGAGGAGGAAGCACGAGAGCGTGTGCTTCATGGAATAGCCGGCGATCACCGCAAAGGCGATCCCCAGCAGTACGGCGGTCCACCTGGTTACTGCGTTGATCCCCATCATCTGCTCCCTGATGCATCATCAGCAACGGCCATGCGCCGCAGCATCACAGTATATCACTTTCGAAGATGTCGTGCTCTTCCAGCCAGCGTTTGATCCGCTCGGAGAGATGCGACTCCCGCAGGGCCTCCAGGTGATCCATCTCGTCGGGGTAGAAGGAGAGGATCTCCTCCACCTTGCCATAGGGGAGCTTGCCGGCATAGGCACGGGTGAGCATGTCGCGCAGGTGGGGGTTGTCGATCTCCTGGATGAACTGGTAGAGCAGCAGCCTCTCCTGCTCGTAATCGAAACCCGGTATCGACAGGTACTGGTCGCTGTTCTCCGCAACCTCCTGCCAGAAACCCTCGTCGTCATAATCCGCCGGCACGAGATATATCTCGCCGGAAAGCCGGTCCAGAAGGTAGACCAGTTCCGGGTCCCGGTTCTCGAAGGCATCCAGGAGCTCTTCCCAGATAATGTCCACATCACGCATCACGCCCAACGGCACTCTCTCCCGCAATGTCTCATCCGGTGTTTCCGGATGGGCACTCTTTTCTCCCCGGCCTTTACCTGCGAGGGCTTTTTCGTTATAGTGTGGCAATGCGTTCACTCTTCATCGCCGATGCCCACCTGGAGCGGGAGTCAGATCCCGCCTACCGGGCCATGCTCCGCTTCCTCGCCGAATCGCGCGGCACCACCGGGACCCTGTATATCCTGGGAGATTTCTTCGAGTTCTGGATCGGCTATCCGACCGTCCCCTTCACCCACTACCTGCCAGTGCTGGAGGCGCTACGGCAGCTTGCCGACAGCGGCACCGCAATCGTCTTCTTCGAAGGCAACCACGACTTCCACATGGGTCCCTTCTTCACCGATACCCTGCGGGCACGGGTCTTTCCGGGACCGGCCGCCATGACCCTGGACGGGCGCCGGGCCTATCTCTGCCATGGCGACCAGGTCAATGCCAAAGACATCCCCTCCCGCCTTTTGCGCGGCATCCTCCACTCACCCCTGACCCGCTGGCTCACCCACGTGGTGCCGCCGGGAGTGGCGGGAACCATTGCCGAACGGATGGGACGGTCGGGGAGACAGAATCTGCACTACAAGGGAGAAAACCCTGCCTGTCGGACGATTCTCCGGGATTTTGCCGCACAACGCTTTGCCGACGGGTACGAGCTGGTCATCACCGGCCATTTCCACCTGCCGTTCACGGAACCTGCGCCGGACGGGTCGGGAAAACTGCTGGTCTCGCTCGGTGATTGGGCCACCCGCTTGTCTTACGCGGAGATGGTGGATGGGGAGATCACGCTTCAGACCTTCCGCTGACCTCGACAGGGGCGGCAGCCAGCCCGAACAGCCGCAGGTAGTTCGCTACCCGCTCATCCAGCGTCGGTGCCGTTATCAGACCGCACAGGTCGTCGGGACGGTAGCTGGCGCAGACAGCAGGCCTCGTTGCATAGATGTCGCAGAGCCCGGTGGGGAGCAGGTGCCGACATCGCTCACCCAGTGGTTTGTCCAGAGCCGAGATATCCGGTGCCACGCAACAGGTCCCGCATTGCCGGCATGCCATCGTGCCCTCCCGTGGAACCGGGTTACTTGAAAAACGCCTCTAGCGCCTGCTCGCCCAAAAGCGAAGCCTTTATCCGCCACTTCTCGCCATTGACGATGAGGGCAGCCAGAGCTATCTGCGGGTCATCGATGGGCGCATAGGCGGCAAACCAGCTGTAATGGCCGGGCGGATCGGTCCCGTTGATGGAGCCGGTCTTGGCGGCAATATCCACGGCGGCGAGCTTCGGCCGGCCCCGACGGTCGCGGAACACCTTGCGCGACGTCCCCTGGCTCACGGTGGTGGACATCATCGTTGCCAGCTGGTCGGCGGTTTCAGGCGAAACCACGCGCCGCACCGGTTTCGCCTGGTCGCTGAAGAGGATCTTCCCCTTGCTGCCGCGGATCTCGTCTGCCAGCATCGGCTGCAGCATCATACCCTTGTTGGCGATAGCCGCCATCATCAGGGCGGCATAGAACGGTGAGATCTTCACGTCGCGACAGAGGCCGGCCCCCATCCGTTTCAGCTCGCCATCGTCCTGGGGCGTCACACTGCTGCAGGGAGTGATGGGGGTTCCGGGAAAAAGGAGCTGATTGAAGCCGAACCGCTCCATCCCCTGCATGATCCCTTCCTTCCCCACCACATCGCCGGCCAGACGGCCGAACAACGGATTCACCGACTTCCCCATGGCCATGGTCAGGCTCATCTCCTGATTGCCGCGCCGGTTCCCCACCGACCAGTAACGGGGGTTTTCGGACGTCAGCCCGCCTCGGAATGGAAGAACGGTCTGCGGGGTCACCTTCCGCTGCTCCAGGGCAGCCGAAGCCGTGATGATCTTGAAGAGCGAGGCCATGGGATAGAGGTTGTAGGGAGCCTGGGCCTGCCAGGCCGAGTCTTTCTCCGAGTGGGCGGCCAGCGCAAGGATACGGCCGCTCTTGGGCTCGACAGCCACAAAGACCCCGTATGGGACCCGATATTCAGCCATGACCGCCTTGACACGCGCCTGCAGCTCGGGGTTGATGGCATAGACCACGGTCGTGCCGTCCTGCAGCGGCGCCAGCAGCCGTTCCCCGTCAAGCTTAGCCGACGGGAGCGATTCATTGGCAAGTCGGAACGACTGTGCGAAATCCAGCTCCCCCCGGAGAGCCGTCGGACGGACAGAGCGGGCACTTACACTGGAGATGGCGTTTTTGGCCGACACCAGCAGATGAAACAGGGGATAGGCGGCAATCAGGCATGCCAGCAGCGGCAAAAGCACCTTGAGCCGGCGACGGCGCTCCGGTGTTTCAGGGGCGGGTCGCCTGAAGGCGTTCCGCGGGGCATGCTGCTTGCGCCCCAGGGGGATGATCCGCCTGAACCGTCCGGTATGTTTGGTTGTAATATGTTTTATGTCCTGCATGGGCCTAGGTGATGTGTTGCCAGCCGGTATCGACATGGGCAGGAATAACGAGCTTCAGGCTGAGCGGAAGTTGAGGCACTATATGTCATTTGACGCAGGGTTGTCAATGCTGTCGGCTCTCCAGCTCTCCTGCGCTGCCGTCAGCGGAAAGCCGGGCAAGGTCGCGCAGGGTCATGCCGGCAAGCAGCTGCCCGGTCCCCTGCTGCAGCCGCTCCATGAGCCGCGAAACCGCATCCTCCCCCTGGGCGCCGAACTCCCCGGAGCACCCCTCCCCCCCATACTCGCGCAGGGCCGCCAGGACGTCACTAACCAGGACCCGGTCGATATCTCGGCCGGGCAGATAGGTCTTCGGCTCACCGGCACCTTCGGCCAGCATACCCCGTGAAGCATAGAACGAGAGCAGCCCGCGCACGGTCCGGGCCGGTACGTCCAGCTCTTCTGCCAGCTCCTCCTCGTTCGGGGGCGGATCGCCCGCCACGAAGACCGCCGCGATCCTCCTCAAGAGCGACAGGGCAAGATACTCGTGCAGGGAATGACTGGAGCAGAGCCGCAGCCCCCCCCGCCACCCGCGCAGGGTCTGATGGGCGCAGACCACCTCGCCGCCGAAGAGGATGATAGTCCAGCTGGTGTAGACCCAGACCATGATCAGTGGGACCAGGGCCAGCGTCCCGTAGATGGCGTTGTAGCGGGCAACTCCCACCTGGAAGTGGATATAGCCCCACTGGGCAAGCTGCCAGATGGTACCGGCAAATATGCCGCCGACCAGCGCCGACCTGAACCTGACCTTGGTGTTGGGAATGAAGATGTAGAAGCAGATCAGGGCCAGCCAGACAATCAGATAGGGGATCAGCCGGAAGACAACGAGCAGGAGATCGCCCAGGAATTCGATGGAGAGGACCCAGCGGACCAGGACCTGGCTCTGCAGGCTGGTGGTGATGCTGGTGGCGGCAAGCAGCAGAAGCGGCGCCACCAGGGAGACGCTCAGATAGTCGGAAAACTTGCGATGCAGGGAACGGGTCTCGCTAACCCCCCAGATGCCGTTGAAGGCCTCTTCCATGGAGGCGAACAGGGAAACCACCGTCACGATGAGGGAAATGAGCCCGATGGCGCCCAGCGAGGTCATGTTGGTGTTGTTGATGTAGTGGATGATCTTGCTGACCGCAACCTCGGAGCCGGCTGCGACCTGGTCGAGAAGGAGCGGCTCAAGACGGTTCTGGACGCCGAACCCCTTGAGCAGCGAAAAGGCAAGGGCGAGAAACGGGACCAGGGAGAGGATGGTGGTGAAGCTTAAGGCCGATGCCTCCAGCAGACAGCGATCCGCCATGAAGTCCTTGGCAGCGACAACGAGAATCTGGATGCCTTTCAACAGCTGGCGTCTGATTCCGCTGCAGGAGGCTGGCTCGCATTCACCCAGAGGGGGCGGAAGCAGCCGCTTCAGCAAACTGCCGATCGTCTCGTGTCCGATCATGCCACCTCCCGACATCTACGAAAAAGGGGCGCACAGCCGTGCGCCCCTCCGGAACAGATTCCGTCCGCAATCATGCATCCTTGTATTTTTCCCGCTCGCGGTCCATCGCCTCTTTGCCCGCCTCGATGGCCGACGCGAGGATCGATTTTTTCTCCTGGAGGATCTCCTTGCCATCCTCTAGCGTGGTCTTGATCTTGTCCTGGGCCTCGCTGACATATTCCTTGATCTTGTCGACCGCATCCTCGGTGAGACCGGTTATCTTCGCACGTATCTCCTTGCCGCTCTTGGGTGCTACCAGAAGCGCCACGCCGGCACCGACGGCGGCACCCGCGAGAAAGGACAGCAGTACGGCTCCTGTGCTGCTTCCATTGTCATTGTTTGCCATGTTGTTTCCCCTCCTTTCGCAGAAATTTGTCGATCATGAACTTGCCCGCCACCCTTGCACCGGTGAGCCAGAGCGATGAACTGGCCAATACCCCCGCAACCGACCCGGCCACGTTGTTGATGGTGTGCAGGCTCCTGCCCGTATCTCCCAGCGCCGCCATGAAGGTCGTCACATCCTCACGGTTGGCGGCAGTCTCCTCGACGATCAGCTTTGTACCGGCCAATGTTTCGCGCAGTTCGCGCAGGACCGGCTGCAGGTCGGCTTCGATCCGCGCCAGCGTCTCGCGCGACGCCATCGCGGTCTTTCTAATCTCGATGCAGGCCGGAATCATCACCCCGGCCAGAACCACCAGTGTCACAGCCATAACGACCACGGCGATCCCTGCGATATCCATGTACTCTCCCCCTTCTGCAGCTCTCAGTCTCAGTAAGTATAAAGCAGTGTCGATTTTTTGCAACCTGTCGATGCGCGCCGGATCACCATTCCTCGATCTCCATGGCCGTTACTGCCACGTCGGGCCGCTCATCGACGAGCCATACCTCCAGCTGCTCCAGGAGTTGACGGGCATACAGCCGGTTCGGACTGACCGTGACAAAGCCGAGCACCGCGCTCGTCGGGTCTTCCTGGCGATCCACCTCGGCAGCGGCAACATTGAAGCGATTGCGGGCACGCGCCAGGATGCTTTTGACGATTCCACGCTTCCCCTTGAGCGAATGGCTGGGGAGTTCCAGGAAACATTGGGCGGCATAAATGTGCATGAAACGAGCATGCTCCGAGCTTTTTCAGGGATTGTACCCGCCAGGCGGGAAAGATCAAGGGGATACGGTTGACATTCACAGACTCCCCTCTATAATAGCGGCATGAGCTGTACCACCACTTCTTCCCGCAGGTGATTCTATGAATATTCTCATTAACCTGAGCAGCCTGGTTCTCGGCAGCTCACTCGCCGAGATGCTCACACGCAACCCAGACGGTTTCACAACCTTCGTCACCCTTGATGCCGAATCGGTAACCGACTTCAATCCCGGCCTGGTTCTGGTCGACGCCTCCACCCTCAAGGCAGAGCTGTTCACCCACTGGCCCGAGGCCAAGGTCATCCTGATGGACACGGGGCTGGCGGAAAACGAGATCATCAGCATTCTCCTTTCCCACAAGCTGGATGGCGTCATTGCCACGGACACCGACATTCCGCTCTTCTTCAAGGCGCTCTCCGTCATTCACGACGGCCAGGTCTGGATCGACAACAGCAAGCTGAAGGCGCTGCTCAACTACGCCGAATCGGCAGCCCGTGCCAAGAACATCGAAAAAATCAGCCGGAAGGAACAGGAGATCATCATCCTGGTCTCCCAGGGATTCAAGAACAAGGAGATCGCAGAGAAGCTGCACATCAGCGAGCAGACCGTCAAGGCTCACATCAGCCACATCTTCCGCAAGGTCAAGGTTACCAACCGTTCCCAGCTGGTCCCCCTGGCGATGAAATTCCGCCTTCCCCCCATGACCTGATCCGGTACCGTACAATCCATCCCGACCGATTCGTTGCCACAGTACCTTAAAGCCCGTTCCGTTCAACGGGGAGGGCGAATCACGATGACGCCGTTTGCCAGACGGCCTTCCAGCCAGCGGCGCAGGTACAGCTTGAGGAATGAGCGGCCGGCGGGGATCAGAAAGACCAGGCCGAGGAAATCGGTGAGAAAGCCGGGGGTGAGGAGCATGAGCCCCCCGACCAGGATCAGCAGGCCATCAAGGAGTTCGGCAGCCGGCAGGCGACCGGAGGCCAGCTCTCCCTGGATGCGGCGCAGGATGCCGAACCCCTGGTGGCGCACCAGCCAGGCGCCGCAGAAACTGACTGCCAGCAGAATGGCAACCGTCTCCCACGCACCGATCAGTTTCCCCACCTTGATCAAAAGATAGAGTTCCACCGGCACAACGGCAAAGACGAGAAAGAGCCTGGCTAGCATGGGCGGGCGCTCCGTTCCGGCTACAACGGCATTGGGGCACAGACGTTTGCCGGGTTGTTCACTTCAGTGCCGCAGGTGAAGCAGACATGGGTCGGGTTGACGGTCAGGCGGGCAATCTCGTCGGCAAGCCCCAAGCTGCGCAGGACACAGATGTGCCCCTGATGGCCCTTTTCATTGGTGCATTTCTTCTCTTCGGACATACAAACCTCCCTGTTCGATTGGATCTGATTCCTTCCGGTCCCCTCACAACCTTTTCGCCCTTATTTCTTCAGGTCGATGCCGTAACTCTTGATCTTCCGGTGCAGGTTGCTCCGCTCCAGCTCGATGGATTCGGCAGTCCTGCTGATGTTCCAGCCGAAATCCTCAAGTTTCTGGAGGATGAATTCCCGCTCGAACTCCTCCCGAGCCTCGCGCAGGGAGGTCAAACCCATCATGCCGTCGATGCGCGTGACTGCATCGACACGATGGGTATCGCCGCGCAGGTAATCGGGGAGCTGATCGGTACTGATGGTTCTCCCCGGAGTCATGATCACCAGCCGCTCCATGATGTTCTTGAGTTCCCTTACGTTGCCGGGCCAGTCGTACTGCTGCAGCAGTTCAACCGCTTCGGGAACGAGCTGTTTTCGCTCCCGTCCCTCCTTGCGGCAGAACCGCTCCAGGAAATATTCAACAAGCTGCGGCACATCCTCCTTCCGCTCGCGCAGGGGAGGAACCTGGAAGGGGACCACGTTGAGCCGGTAATAGAGGTCATCGCGGAAGGTGCCGTTCTTGATCTCCTCCTCCAGCACCTTGTTGGTGGCAGCCACGACACGAACATCCACCTCGATGGTCCGCGTCCCCCCGACCCGCTCGAACTTCCGCTCCTGCAGGATCCGAAGCACCTTGGCCTGGGTCTTGAGCGACATGTCGCCAATCTCGTCCAGAAAGATGGTGCCGCCGTCAGCCAGGTCGAACTTCCCCTTCTTCTGGGCCACGGCACCGGTAAAGGCGCCGCGCTCGTGGCCGAACAGTTCGGACTCGATCAGTTCGT encodes the following:
- a CDS encoding DUF503 family protein, whose protein sequence is MHIYAAQCFLELPSHSLKGKRGIVKSILARARNRFNVAAAEVDRQEDPTSAVLGFVTVSPNRLYARQLLEQLEVWLVDERPDVAVTAMEIEEW
- a CDS encoding copper-translocating P-type ATPase, coding for MAGQARFRVSGMSCVNCAARIEKSLAELPGVERATVNFPLEELSVEFDDQRVTAQAIAELVRQLGYGCKELAGDGELRFGVRGLHCASCVATLEKKLSEHPAVSAAVVNLSQEEAFVRYDPAQLGQAGIFALVTAAGYQPVAEDAAADEAKRFARERAWFVFSLCAALPIMATMLLHGNRAVGWMNLCLATAVQFSAGLTFYRGSWYALKNRSANMDVLVALGTSAAYGYSLWAFLGEAGGHGEVFFETSAMLIAFIRLGKYLEARARGKAGEALRKLLRLQADRARLVVDGEERDIAASLVRVGDLVLVRPGETIPVDGEVLEGSSTVDEAMVTGESLPILKEPGGMVTGATINRTGVLTVRATRVGEATLLSQIVRMVREAQSDKAPIQRFADRVSGIFVPVVLLLALVTFMVWYGALHQEFLFAFKLAIAVVVIACPCAMGLATPTAIMVGSGVGLARGILIKRGSALERIAGLQVALLDKTGTLTRGEPTLAALVPLAPADEYQLLMALAAAEGSSNHPLARAAVAGAAQRGISAGPVSDYRERSGYGVSCNLQGEQLLAGSERFIRDAGMDLSPLAADAERLAGQGQSLIYVAANDRVLGLASFSDPLKENARQTIAALKALGIETCMITGDNPLVAAAIAREAGVDRFEAGVLPERKQQVVKEYQQQGRVVGMVGDGINDAPALAQADVGIAIGGGADVAKETGDVILVKSDPYDVVRAVRLGRATLAKIKQNLFWALFYNIMGIPVAAGVLYYPLGITLKPEFAGLAMAFSSVSVVTNSLLLKRLARNL
- a CDS encoding YtxH domain-containing protein, with amino-acid sequence MANNDNGSSTGAVLLSFLAGAAVGAGVALLVAPKSGKEIRAKITGLTEDAVDKIKEYVSEAQDKIKTTLEDGKEILQEKKSILASAIEAGKEAMDREREKYKDA
- a CDS encoding membrane protein FxsA, producing the protein MLARLFLVFAVVPVELYLLIKVGKLIGAWETVAILLAVSFCGAWLVRHQGFGILRRIQGELASGRLPAAELLDGLLILVGGLMLLTPGFLTDFLGLVFLIPAGRSFLKLYLRRWLEGRLANGVIVIRPPR
- a CDS encoding penicillin-binding protein, which produces MQDIKHITTKHTGRFRRIIPLGRKQHAPRNAFRRPAPETPERRRRLKVLLPLLACLIAAYPLFHLLVSAKNAISSVSARSVRPTALRGELDFAQSFRLANESLPSAKLDGERLLAPLQDGTTVVYAINPELQARVKAVMAEYRVPYGVFVAVEPKSGRILALAAHSEKDSAWQAQAPYNLYPMASLFKIITASAALEQRKVTPQTVLPFRGGLTSENPRYWSVGNRRGNQEMSLTMAMGKSVNPLFGRLAGDVVGKEGIMQGMERFGFNQLLFPGTPITPCSSVTPQDDGELKRMGAGLCRDVKISPFYAALMMAAIANKGMMLQPMLADEIRGSKGKILFSDQAKPVRRVVSPETADQLATMMSTTVSQGTSRKVFRDRRGRPKLAAVDIAAKTGSINGTDPPGHYSWFAAYAPIDDPQIALAALIVNGEKWRIKASLLGEQALEAFFK
- a CDS encoding AI-2E family transporter; translated protein: MGSHGRIYAFWAFAFLLLLLASLFLRHTVSAVLTSLAIAYLVNPLLKYLEARGFPRGLSLVLLYGILVVGCFYSTFFLIPYVGQQLQLLTLSLPGYVKNLQEAAVSWQRELSRYYSAEDVSWLVDRSVEVLNQAATDVSGKGYERLKGLGFALFDLLLAPILVFFLLYYKEVAKKGLMRLVPEGYRDEITTLGNRINRTLERFLYAMFIDCFLVGILCSLSLYLMGIEFPILNGMIAGFATIIPFFGAMLAVIPPALIGYLKGGDLMIIPKVCAVYFIINTVVEGTLIKPLLMRSALQLNPLAVIFALMALGEIMGFWGVVLAVPLTAVVQICSEDIHGLMLGGDDGGTGQI
- a CDS encoding DUF948 domain-containing protein codes for the protein MDIAGIAVVVMAVTLVVLAGVMIPACIEIRKTAMASRETLARIEADLQPVLRELRETLAGTKLIVEETAANREDVTTFMAALGDTGRSLHTINNVAGSVAGVLASSSLWLTGARVAGKFMIDKFLRKEGKQHGKQ
- a CDS encoding YihY family inner membrane protein is translated as MSGGGMIGHETIGSLLKRLLPPPLGECEPASCSGIRRQLLKGIQILVVAAKDFMADRCLLEASALSFTTILSLVPFLALAFSLLKGFGVQNRLEPLLLDQVAAGSEVAVSKIIHYINNTNMTSLGAIGLISLIVTVVSLFASMEEAFNGIWGVSETRSLHRKFSDYLSVSLVAPLLLLAATSITTSLQSQVLVRWVLSIEFLGDLLLVVFRLIPYLIVWLALICFYIFIPNTKVRFRSALVGGIFAGTIWQLAQWGYIHFQVGVARYNAIYGTLALVPLIMVWVYTSWTIILFGGEVVCAHQTLRGWRGGLRLCSSHSLHEYLALSLLRRIAAVFVAGDPPPNEEELAEELDVPARTVRGLLSFYASRGMLAEGAGEPKTYLPGRDIDRVLVSDVLAALREYGGEGCSGEFGAQGEDAVSRLMERLQQGTGQLLAGMTLRDLARLSADGSAGELESRQH
- a CDS encoding YkgJ family cysteine cluster protein, yielding MACRQCGTCCVAPDISALDKPLGERCRHLLPTGLCDIYATRPAVCASYRPDDLCGLITAPTLDERVANYLRLFGLAAAPVEVSGRSEA
- a CDS encoding AI-2E family transporter, producing the protein MMGINAVTRWTAVLLGIAFAVIAGYSMKHTLSCFLLSFVFAYLLDPIVVGIERRGQRRIVGIIILYAILAIFSVFFFAFLVPFLTGRWQDLLHNLPLYLQKLKSMSLELKHRYTPVYGAAEWQWLIDSFSGNLDKVTGKFGAGVYVAASRVAFNLFNLMLAPILVFFMLYYKEAIKRELLRWFPPLRRDLILQIGNEINRSVGGYIRGQLIVSLIVAVLSAIALYILDVDYAILNGLFAGAASILPFIGVIIATIPPLFFAYVKFQSGVALLKVIAAFSIIYFIEGYLIKPLVFKEAMNLNPLVTIIFVMALGELMGFWGILLAIPIAAALKITIEHVRSGDFREP
- a CDS encoding UDP-2,3-diacylglucosamine diphosphatase gives rise to the protein MRSLFIADAHLERESDPAYRAMLRFLAESRGTTGTLYILGDFFEFWIGYPTVPFTHYLPVLEALRQLADSGTAIVFFEGNHDFHMGPFFTDTLRARVFPGPAAMTLDGRRAYLCHGDQVNAKDIPSRLLRGILHSPLTRWLTHVVPPGVAGTIAERMGRSGRQNLHYKGENPACRTILRDFAAQRFADGYELVITGHFHLPFTEPAPDGSGKLLVSLGDWATRLSYAEMVDGEITLQTFR